From one Chryseobacterium sp. 3008163 genomic stretch:
- a CDS encoding APC family permease: protein MNQLFRRKNYSATDTSTNLLRVLGTWDIVFFGIAAIIGAGSFSSLGEAVFRGGPGVILLYLICGFACGFTALCYAEFASRIPTAGSAYTYAYASFGELIAWVIGWALIMEYSFGNIYVAFSWSDYFTSFLERLGMHIPDYLTCSYTEAKKAFLNGSENKELINAWTSAPLLGSLKFIVDIPALVINGLITWLCYRGVKESKNFNNSLVILKLAVIVLVILVGFSYINTDNWTPVSIETGTRSFMPNGFAGVMSAVSGVFFAYIGFDALSVLSEETKDPQKTLPKGMIISLALCTVIYICLTLVLTGMVDYRKFDGVGDPLSFIFEKANANVAWMELTVSFVAIVAITTVLLVFQMGQPRIWYAMSRDGLMPKKFQTVHPKYKTPSFATIVTGIAVGVPILFTDKSFILDFTSIGTIFAFVLVCAGVLTLPPKEKIKGRFHLPYINGKIIFPVIFIGALVGFHYFQPDFFDHLMEWNDPKNGEFRASIFFFILINLGLCFLTFIKNLSLIPLIGLSSCLYLLTGMSHENWFYFGLWFAVGLVIYFCYGYQNSKLRNAN from the coding sequence ATGAATCAACTTTTCAGAAGGAAAAACTATTCAGCAACAGATACTTCCACCAATCTTTTGCGGGTTTTAGGAACTTGGGATATCGTTTTTTTTGGAATTGCCGCCATCATCGGAGCCGGAAGTTTCAGCAGTTTGGGTGAGGCCGTTTTCAGGGGCGGTCCGGGTGTTATCCTACTCTATCTGATTTGTGGTTTTGCCTGTGGCTTTACTGCTTTATGCTATGCAGAATTTGCCAGCAGAATTCCTACAGCAGGTTCGGCTTACACATATGCTTACGCCAGTTTTGGTGAATTAATAGCTTGGGTGATCGGCTGGGCTTTGATTATGGAATACTCTTTCGGAAATATTTACGTTGCTTTCTCCTGGTCAGATTATTTTACAAGTTTCCTCGAGCGCCTTGGAATGCACATTCCTGATTACTTGACTTGCAGTTATACCGAAGCGAAAAAAGCTTTTTTAAACGGTTCCGAAAATAAAGAACTCATCAATGCGTGGACGTCTGCTCCTTTATTGGGAAGTTTAAAATTCATCGTCGATATTCCTGCATTAGTGATTAACGGATTAATTACGTGGTTGTGCTACCGTGGAGTGAAGGAAAGTAAAAACTTCAACAATTCTTTAGTAATTTTAAAATTAGCTGTCATCGTTTTGGTGATCTTGGTTGGTTTTTCATACATCAATACCGACAACTGGACGCCAGTAAGCATAGAAACTGGAACACGTTCATTTATGCCAAATGGTTTTGCAGGAGTAATGAGTGCCGTTTCGGGAGTTTTCTTTGCGTATATAGGATTTGATGCACTGAGTGTACTTTCCGAAGAAACAAAAGATCCACAAAAGACATTACCAAAAGGAATGATTATTTCTTTGGCTTTGTGTACCGTTATTTACATCTGTCTGACTTTGGTTTTGACCGGAATGGTCGACTACAGAAAATTTGACGGCGTTGGAGATCCTCTATCATTTATATTTGAAAAAGCAAATGCCAATGTTGCCTGGATGGAACTGACGGTTTCATTTGTAGCGATTGTAGCAATTACCACAGTTTTATTGGTATTTCAGATGGGACAGCCAAGAATTTGGTATGCCATGAGCCGTGACGGTTTGATGCCAAAAAAATTCCAGACAGTTCATCCAAAATATAAAACTCCTTCGTTCGCAACGATTGTTACGGGTATTGCGGTTGGAGTGCCTATTCTTTTCACAGACAAAAGTTTCATTTTAGATTTTACAAGTATCGGAACTATATTCGCTTTTGTATTGGTTTGTGCGGGAGTTTTAACGCTTCCTCCGAAAGAAAAGATCAAGGGTCGTTTCCACCTTCCGTATATTAATGGAAAGATTATTTTTCCCGTGATTTTCATCGGAGCTTTGGTAGGATTTCATTATTTCCAACCTGATTTTTTTGATCATTTAATGGAATGGAATGATCCTAAAAACGGAGAATTCCGAGCTTCTATTTTCTTTTTTATCTTAATTAATTTAGGCCTTTGTTTCTTGACATTTATTAAAAATTTGTCACTGATTCCATTAATCGGTTTAAGCTCTTGTTTATATTTATTGACGGGAATGAGCCACGAAAACTGGTTCTATTTCGGATTATGGTTTGCCGTAGGTTTGGTGATTTATTTCTGTTACGGATATCAGAACAGCAAGCTGAGAAATGCGAATTAA
- a CDS encoding tetratricopeptide repeat protein produces the protein MLKGLFIQYLFDIFVDNLWIKSYLKIKIFGLIFEGLSILKFDVNEIKKILLAAAVFYFGVSEAQQSQYFTQKENYRFNLAQNLYQTKIYNASQYEYARQYFYNQNLEQSRKEAAQFFDNVIGVILQKNHAEEGLTAFMKEYPNSAYFAQANLPLADYYLAKKDFKEALKTLKKVNQYQLTKEENTQYILKLGYAKFMMGDSKGAIDALEEAHKTADESQKGDIAYMLGHLYYSSKQNDQAFQYFDSIKDQPKFSKLVRPYYVQMHYNDKDYDKAISEGNALLNEDISASYKAEVHKIIGESYFMKNDYESAYPHLKDYLSVQQNPSENDLYEMGFVAAQLKKYDEAVSYYNQLINSNSALAQNAYYQLGNAYLAVDKKQEALSAFRSSYQMDYDASVKQLAHEQYAKLGYDIGNPFESPTTVIQNYITANPSGAKNAEMRSLLVKSYLYSGNFKETLNAIDKLPNSTPETDKVDQEVSYLLGTEEFNKGNFDEAEKYFLRSLEFDLNKEFNSRALYWLGQVYYQKGNYPSAIARYEKLTNETFPEKQQLPYDLGYAYFKSKKFDQAEQYFTQYLKNPKPEFKNDAELRLADINYANNDLDQAIAIYDKNEDATDYTLYQKALALGFKNDNVAKITNLKSLISKYPGSDYIDDAQYEMGVAYAAQDDFANSNDFFGKVIKSSSDKDLVANASIYRAQNYIDQNQNDKALSELKSLGEQYKNTAYAQKIVQAAKPIFTKNGDVSGYADFARNIGVNIDASEIDEINLSTGKQYFTKKDYKNAISYYEKYLTQNPTGEGLYQAKYELGESYYQTNNPTKALLVLQEIANIQNDYQDDAATRVSQIYIAQGNSAEAKKYLENIKNSSNINVKNYANVELMKMYAEEKNFSEAEKLANAVIANNKNSAAVIETAKVIKARSLMNSGKDKDAQTAYTSLEKSSNTEVAAEALYAKAFYQNKGKAFKSSNETIFKLANNYASEDYWGAKALVLMAKNYIGLKDNYQASYTCDQIISNYADFPEIVAEAKEVKKQIKK, from the coding sequence ATGTTAAAAGGCTTGTTTATACAATATCTTTTCGATATTTTCGTTGATAATTTGTGGATAAAATCTTATCTTAAAATTAAAATATTTGGTCTCATTTTTGAAGGCCTTTCCATTTTAAAATTTGATGTTAATGAAATCAAAAAAATACTTTTAGCGGCTGCTGTTTTCTATTTCGGGGTTTCCGAAGCTCAACAGTCTCAATACTTTACTCAAAAGGAAAACTATAGGTTTAATCTTGCTCAGAATCTTTATCAGACCAAAATATACAACGCTTCTCAATACGAATATGCACGACAGTATTTCTACAATCAGAATCTGGAGCAATCGAGAAAAGAAGCTGCCCAGTTTTTTGATAACGTGATAGGAGTGATTCTGCAGAAAAATCATGCGGAAGAAGGATTGACGGCTTTTATGAAAGAATATCCGAACTCTGCGTATTTTGCTCAGGCCAATTTACCTTTGGCGGATTATTATTTAGCTAAAAAAGATTTTAAGGAAGCTTTAAAAACTTTAAAAAAGGTTAATCAATACCAACTTACCAAAGAAGAGAATACCCAGTATATTCTGAAATTGGGTTACGCTAAATTTATGATGGGTGACTCTAAAGGTGCCATTGATGCTCTCGAAGAAGCTCACAAAACGGCTGATGAATCTCAGAAAGGTGATATCGCATATATGTTGGGTCATTTGTATTATTCAAGCAAGCAAAATGATCAGGCGTTTCAGTATTTTGATTCAATAAAAGATCAGCCGAAATTTTCAAAATTGGTGCGTCCGTATTACGTGCAGATGCATTACAACGATAAAGATTACGATAAAGCGATTTCGGAAGGAAATGCTTTGTTGAACGAAGATATTTCTGCGTCTTACAAAGCGGAGGTTCACAAAATCATTGGTGAATCTTATTTCATGAAGAATGATTATGAATCGGCGTATCCACATTTGAAAGATTATCTGAGCGTACAGCAAAACCCGTCAGAAAATGATCTGTATGAAATGGGATTTGTGGCGGCTCAGCTTAAAAAATATGATGAAGCGGTTTCTTATTACAACCAATTGATCAACAGCAATTCAGCGTTGGCTCAGAATGCTTATTATCAGTTAGGAAACGCTTATTTGGCGGTTGATAAAAAGCAGGAAGCACTATCGGCGTTCCGTTCGTCTTATCAGATGGATTATGATGCGAGTGTAAAACAGTTGGCTCACGAACAGTACGCAAAATTGGGTTACGACATCGGAAACCCGTTTGAAAGTCCGACAACGGTGATTCAAAATTACATTACAGCCAACCCAAGCGGTGCTAAAAATGCAGAAATGAGATCACTTTTGGTGAAATCTTACCTGTATTCCGGAAACTTTAAAGAGACATTAAATGCGATTGATAAATTGCCAAACTCAACTCCTGAAACCGATAAAGTAGATCAGGAAGTTTCTTATTTATTGGGAACGGAGGAATTCAATAAAGGTAATTTCGACGAAGCGGAAAAATACTTTCTCAGAAGTTTAGAATTTGATTTAAATAAAGAATTCAACAGCAGAGCTTTGTATTGGTTGGGACAGGTGTATTATCAGAAAGGAAATTATCCTTCTGCGATTGCCCGTTACGAAAAACTAACCAACGAAACGTTCCCTGAAAAACAACAGCTGCCTTACGATTTGGGATATGCTTATTTTAAATCTAAAAAATTCGATCAGGCAGAACAGTATTTTACACAATATTTAAAAAATCCAAAGCCTGAATTTAAAAATGATGCTGAGCTTCGTTTAGCGGATATTAATTATGCCAACAACGATTTGGATCAGGCGATTGCGATTTACGATAAAAACGAGGATGCTACAGATTATACTTTATACCAAAAAGCGTTGGCTTTAGGATTTAAAAATGATAACGTTGCGAAAATTACCAACTTAAAATCGTTAATTTCTAAATATCCAGGATCTGATTATATTGATGATGCACAATACGAAATGGGTGTGGCTTATGCAGCTCAGGATGACTTTGCCAACTCCAATGATTTCTTCGGAAAGGTGATTAAATCTTCTTCCGATAAAGACTTGGTAGCGAATGCATCGATTTACAGAGCGCAGAACTATATTGACCAAAATCAAAATGATAAAGCTTTATCTGAATTAAAATCTCTTGGTGAACAATATAAAAATACGGCATACGCACAGAAAATTGTTCAGGCTGCGAAACCTATTTTCACCAAAAACGGTGATGTTTCAGGATATGCTGATTTTGCAAGAAATATAGGAGTTAATATCGACGCTTCTGAAATCGACGAAATCAATTTATCAACAGGTAAACAATATTTCACGAAGAAAGATTACAAAAATGCAATTTCTTACTACGAGAAATATTTAACGCAAAATCCAACAGGAGAAGGTCTTTATCAGGCTAAATATGAGTTGGGTGAAAGTTATTATCAGACGAATAATCCTACGAAAGCATTATTGGTTCTTCAGGAAATTGCCAATATTCAGAATGATTATCAGGATGATGCGGCAACGAGAGTATCTCAGATTTACATTGCACAGGGGAATTCTGCTGAGGCTAAAAAGTATTTAGAAAACATTAAAAATTCATCCAATATCAACGTTAAAAATTATGCGAATGTTGAATTGATGAAAATGTATGCCGAAGAAAAGAATTTCTCAGAAGCTGAAAAATTAGCAAACGCTGTGATCGCCAACAATAAAAACTCTGCAGCGGTTATCGAAACTGCAAAAGTAATCAAGGCGAGAAGTCTGATGAACTCAGGGAAAGATAAAGATGCGCAGACCGCTTACACTTCGCTTGAAAAATCTTCAAATACTGAAGTTGCAGCAGAAGCACTTTATGCAAAAGCATTTTATCAGAACAAAGGAAAAGCATTTAAATCTTCCAATGAAACCATCTTCAAACTGGCTAACAATTATGCATCAGAAGATTATTGGGGAGCAAAAGCATTGGTTTTGATGGCGAAAAATTATATTGGTTTGAAAGATAATTATCAGGCGAGTTATACTTGCGACCAGATCATCTCAAACTATGCAGATTTCCCGGAAATTGTGGCAGAGGCGAAGGAAGTTAAAAAGCAGATTAAAAAGTAA
- a CDS encoding TonB-dependent receptor, with translation MNKKIQILSILFLGISSVAFSQIKEEKLILNKKREPEVKKIEKKKTSVEIIKNYPPEEKSANPVKYNITDVPAVSDFKTSTIQGEDVAPKFDGTAQNNYFQFGMGNYGKILADANISKTLENKIEVGADVHVLSTNGLKKVYDWDSNQSSATFGAFLNSYGEKGKINVNAEYGLDNYNYYGIYALTPSADVDLKQKVNQFKVNGYYDFYSNEILNDVRVKSSFLSDHFDAKENQASILANLSKHAVELGKSGIVLNADLGLGLETVKTDFALLNKNSSTFFNADIAPKVTFAKGESYLMLGSSFSFLNARNSNLILAEELKNNKTYWFPQAEFQVAAAKEFKFYGGVDGGLKLNTYSELLQTNPFLVSDQMLRPTETQYHFYAGLRGDIDETFKYDVSAGFGKMRNIMFFQGNNLFDNTFTLDRPGYDFANTFSAVYDDGNVSDIKGSLQYFPLENLIVDADVRFLKYDLKNYDNIYNVPLVTGSIGAKYTIFEKKLSLGFKGIFATDRTTNSYILEGVGSPSLIFQSTEDTNDKVGGYADLNLSAEYKIHKNFSIFALGNNLLSSKYQTYKGYKVLGAQVVGGVKITF, from the coding sequence ATGAACAAGAAAATTCAAATATTATCTATATTATTCCTAGGAATTTCGTCGGTGGCGTTTTCTCAGATAAAAGAGGAGAAACTGATTCTTAATAAGAAAAGAGAACCGGAAGTAAAGAAAATTGAGAAGAAGAAAACCTCAGTAGAAATAATAAAAAATTATCCGCCGGAAGAGAAATCGGCGAATCCTGTGAAATACAATATTACAGATGTTCCTGCGGTTTCAGATTTTAAAACCTCTACCATTCAGGGGGAAGATGTTGCTCCGAAATTTGACGGAACGGCTCAGAATAACTATTTCCAGTTTGGAATGGGGAATTACGGAAAGATTTTAGCGGACGCCAATATTTCTAAAACGCTTGAGAACAAAATCGAAGTGGGAGCGGACGTTCATGTGCTTTCTACCAATGGTTTGAAGAAAGTTTACGATTGGGATTCGAATCAGAGTTCGGCAACTTTTGGAGCTTTCTTAAATTCTTATGGAGAAAAAGGAAAAATCAATGTGAATGCTGAATATGGTTTAGATAATTACAACTATTACGGAATTTATGCCTTGACGCCTTCTGCGGATGTAGATTTGAAGCAGAAAGTGAACCAGTTTAAAGTAAACGGTTATTATGATTTTTATTCAAATGAAATTTTAAATGATGTACGAGTGAAATCTTCCTTTTTGAGCGACCATTTTGATGCAAAAGAAAATCAGGCTTCCATTTTGGCCAACCTTTCAAAACACGCTGTTGAATTAGGAAAAAGCGGAATTGTATTGAATGCTGATTTAGGCTTAGGCTTGGAAACGGTAAAAACAGATTTTGCTTTATTAAATAAAAACTCGTCAACCTTTTTCAATGCAGATATTGCTCCGAAAGTAACTTTTGCAAAAGGTGAATCTTATTTGATGTTGGGTTCTTCATTTTCTTTTTTAAATGCGAGAAACTCAAATTTAATATTAGCTGAAGAATTAAAAAACAATAAAACATATTGGTTTCCGCAAGCTGAGTTTCAGGTAGCTGCTGCTAAAGAATTTAAATTCTATGGTGGAGTTGACGGTGGTTTGAAACTGAATACGTACAGCGAATTATTGCAGACAAATCCGTTTTTGGTTTCAGACCAGATGTTAAGACCAACTGAAACGCAATATCATTTTTATGCAGGTTTAAGAGGTGATATCGACGAAACTTTTAAATACGATGTTTCTGCAGGATTCGGAAAAATGAGAAATATTATGTTCTTCCAAGGAAATAATTTGTTCGACAATACATTTACTTTAGACAGACCGGGTTATGATTTTGCCAATACATTTTCTGCAGTTTACGATGATGGAAATGTAAGCGACATCAAAGGTAGTTTACAGTATTTTCCTTTAGAAAATCTGATTGTTGATGCTGATGTTAGATTTTTAAAGTACGATTTAAAGAATTATGACAATATTTACAACGTTCCTTTGGTTACAGGAAGCATCGGTGCAAAATATACCATTTTCGAGAAAAAACTGTCATTAGGCTTCAAAGGAATCTTCGCAACAGACAGAACTACAAACTCGTATATACTTGAAGGCGTGGGAAGTCCGTCGTTGATTTTCCAGTCAACAGAAGACACGAATGATAAAGTTGGGGGCTATGCAGATTTAAACTTGTCTGCAGAGTATAAAATTCACAAAAATTTCAGTATTTTCGCACTCGGAAACAATCTTCTAAGCTCAAAATACCAAACGTACAAAGGCTACAAAGTTCTTGGTGCGCAGGTTGTGGGAGGTGTGAAGATTACATTCTAA
- a CDS encoding PLP-dependent aminotransferase family protein, protein MSSPVEFPYESFIKIDRNSDVSIYMQVSTQLINAIQRGVLPFGTKLPGTRVLSINLKVHRNTIVAVYDELFSQGWVESLPNKGTFVIGKENDKPVNILSFEKKQLVNYPKSTGFAFKTSNILDNPFEHSNCEFVFDDGTPDVRLTQIDHHSRIYSSTLKRKAHKVGHYNNDGSEFFKKNLSHYLNISRGLPISKNNLLITRSTEMSIYIVSEILLSAGDTVLVGELSYFSVNMIFQKSRVNIQTIPIDDDGIDVEEVRKICKKQKIRMLYLTPHHHYPTTVTLSAQRRLELLKLSQEYGFIILEDDYDYDFNYDKSPILPLASADTSGMVIYIGSFGKSLVPGFRTGFIVAPENLMNEMRKYLGIIDRQGDVLMEHVLGEMIAEGEINRYLKKSLKIYKERRDYFTMLLEQQLSEHLDFKKPSGGLAVWMKWKTPVNLMQLSHHCIKDNLFIPKTLLYQNKNLTAMRLGFGNLSMEEMDKSIDILSKNVKIL, encoded by the coding sequence ATGAGTAGTCCGGTTGAATTTCCTTATGAAAGTTTTATTAAAATAGATAGAAATTCTGATGTTTCTATATACATGCAAGTCTCAACTCAATTAATCAATGCTATTCAAAGAGGTGTTCTTCCATTTGGAACCAAGCTTCCCGGAACCCGAGTTTTAAGTATCAATTTAAAAGTTCACAGAAATACGATTGTAGCAGTTTATGATGAATTATTTTCCCAGGGTTGGGTTGAAAGCCTACCCAATAAAGGAACCTTTGTTATCGGAAAAGAAAACGATAAACCCGTAAATATTTTAAGTTTTGAAAAGAAACAACTCGTAAATTATCCAAAATCTACCGGTTTCGCTTTTAAAACATCAAACATTCTTGACAATCCTTTTGAACATTCCAATTGCGAATTTGTTTTTGATGACGGCACTCCTGATGTTCGACTTACACAGATAGATCATCATTCTAGAATTTACAGTTCCACACTGAAGCGAAAAGCACACAAGGTAGGACATTACAATAACGACGGCAGCGAGTTTTTTAAGAAAAACCTTTCACATTATTTAAATATATCAAGAGGTTTACCCATTTCAAAAAACAATCTCCTCATTACAAGAAGCACAGAAATGAGCATTTACATTGTTTCTGAAATTTTACTTTCGGCTGGAGATACTGTTTTGGTTGGTGAATTAAGCTATTTTTCAGTGAATATGATTTTTCAGAAATCAAGAGTTAATATTCAAACAATACCGATTGACGATGACGGGATAGATGTAGAAGAAGTAAGAAAAATATGTAAGAAACAGAAAATCAGAATGCTTTATCTTACACCTCATCACCACTATCCTACTACAGTAACTTTAAGCGCACAACGAAGATTGGAATTACTGAAACTTTCCCAAGAGTATGGCTTTATTATCCTTGAAGATGATTACGATTATGATTTCAATTACGACAAAAGCCCTATTCTTCCTCTAGCGAGTGCCGATACAAGTGGAATGGTCATTTATATCGGATCTTTCGGTAAATCTTTGGTGCCAGGATTCAGAACGGGATTTATCGTTGCCCCTGAAAATTTGATGAATGAAATGCGAAAATACTTAGGAATTATAGACCGTCAGGGTGATGTTCTTATGGAACATGTTTTGGGTGAAATGATAGCAGAAGGCGAAATCAATAGATACCTAAAAAAATCATTAAAAATATACAAGGAACGCAGAGATTATTTCACTATGCTTTTGGAACAGCAGCTAAGTGAACATCTAGACTTCAAAAAACCTTCAGGAGGTTTAGCAGTCTGGATGAAATGGAAAACTCCTGTGAATCTAATGCAACTCAGTCACCATTGCATTAAAGACAATCTTTTCATTCCAAAAACATTACTTTACCAAAATAAAAATCTTACTGCAATGAGGTTAGGCTTTGGAAATTTAAGCATGGAAGAAATGGATAAAAGTATTGATATTTTATCTAAAAACGTGAAAATTCTATAA
- a CDS encoding aminotransferase class I/II-fold pyridoxal phosphate-dependent enzyme: MLKNFHYFQEALDKREEEGTLRVLKPQSVGIDFYSNDYLGFAQNKELQNLLVQQVMDNPHLLSGSTGSRLISGNSSEVVKTEKLIAKEHQYSDALLFSSGYNANLALFSTLPTRHDTIIVDEKIHRSVHDACKMSHAKKIKFSHNDVGDLENILKRQNGKSYIAIESLYSMDGDFAPIQEIAEVAEKYDAYLIVDEAHSFGVFGNGLVDQFQLQKKILATVITYGKALGSHGAAILCNDVVKSYLVNFASPFIYTTSAQDIQWRSIKIGYEFLKENDNERIKLQQNIEIFRQQNLKSLSSAKSPIQAILISDHDRLNRVKQTLSDEGFLTYAVFSPAVKEGAERLRICLHSFNTEEEILKLTKIIKEFI, from the coding sequence ATGCTTAAAAATTTTCATTATTTTCAAGAAGCTCTTGACAAAAGAGAGGAAGAGGGAACTTTGAGGGTGTTAAAACCACAATCAGTAGGAATAGATTTTTATTCTAATGATTATTTAGGATTTGCACAAAACAAAGAATTGCAAAATTTATTAGTGCAGCAGGTTATGGATAATCCTCATCTGTTATCGGGAAGTACAGGTTCAAGGCTAATCAGCGGAAATAGTTCTGAAGTGGTTAAGACGGAAAAATTGATTGCAAAAGAACATCAGTATTCTGACGCACTCCTTTTTTCTTCGGGATACAATGCTAACCTGGCATTATTCTCAACGCTTCCGACTCGGCATGACACGATTATAGTCGATGAAAAGATTCATCGTTCTGTGCATGATGCGTGCAAAATGTCTCATGCAAAAAAAATAAAATTCAGTCATAATGATGTCGGAGATCTGGAAAATATTTTAAAAAGACAAAACGGAAAATCGTACATCGCCATAGAAAGCCTTTATTCTATGGATGGAGACTTTGCGCCTATTCAGGAAATTGCTGAAGTCGCTGAGAAATACGATGCGTACTTAATTGTTGATGAAGCACATTCTTTTGGAGTTTTTGGGAATGGGTTAGTTGATCAATTTCAACTTCAGAAGAAAATATTGGCAACTGTCATCACTTATGGGAAAGCATTGGGCTCACACGGAGCTGCTATTCTATGTAATGATGTGGTTAAATCTTATCTCGTCAATTTTGCATCTCCATTCATTTATACAACCTCGGCTCAGGATATCCAATGGAGAAGTATAAAAATAGGGTATGAATTTTTGAAAGAGAATGACAATGAAAGAATCAAATTACAGCAAAATATTGAAATTTTTCGTCAGCAAAACTTGAAATCGCTTTCTTCTGCGAAAAGTCCGATTCAGGCAATCTTAATTTCTGATCATGACCGACTGAATAGAGTGAAGCAAACTTTATCGGATGAAGGATTTTTAACCTATGCTGTTTTCAGTCCGGCTGTAAAAGAAGGAGCCGAACGTCTCAGAATTTGTCTTCACAGCTTTAATACTGAAGAGGAGATTTTGAAGCTTACAAAAATTATTAAAGAATTTATTTAA
- the bioD gene encoding dethiobiotin synthase, which produces MKLFVTGIGTEVGKTVCSAILVQYFKADYWKPIQSGDLHFSDSMKIRDWVSEGIVIHQEIYRLKLAASPHQSAGEEGILIHVNDFTLPETQNNLIVEGAGGLMVPLSDSEFMIDLIEKLDIPVALVVRNYLGCINHSLLSIMALNQRKINLKYLILNGDFPIDTERIIRKNIQQETEIIRIPNIENLTKENIESVTKQLTKIG; this is translated from the coding sequence ATGAAATTATTCGTAACAGGGATAGGAACGGAAGTGGGAAAAACTGTTTGCTCAGCAATTTTAGTTCAATATTTCAAAGCAGATTATTGGAAACCGATACAATCAGGAGATCTGCATTTTTCAGACAGTATGAAAATTAGAGATTGGGTAAGTGAAGGTATCGTTATTCATCAGGAAATATATCGTTTAAAGCTTGCAGCATCACCTCATCAGTCGGCTGGGGAAGAGGGAATTTTAATTCATGTAAATGATTTTACACTGCCTGAAACTCAAAATAATTTAATCGTAGAAGGAGCGGGAGGCCTTATGGTTCCGTTATCTGATAGCGAATTTATGATTGATTTAATTGAAAAATTAGACATTCCGGTTGCGCTTGTCGTGAGAAATTATTTAGGCTGTATTAATCACAGTTTATTGTCGATCATGGCTTTAAACCAAAGAAAAATCAATCTGAAATATTTGATTCTTAATGGAGATTTCCCAATAGATACAGAACGGATTATCAGAAAAAATATTCAACAGGAAACTGAAATTATAAGAATTCCAAACATCGAAAATTTAACAAAAGAAAACATAGAAAGTGTTACAAAACAATTAACAAAAATAGGATAA
- the bioB gene encoding biotin synthase BioB has protein sequence MDRTKLRNNWTKEEIEEIYNLPLLELIYKAATVHREWHNPEEVQMSTLLSIKTGGCTEDCSYCGQAARYHTNIKVQALLPTEKVIEHAQKAKDSGSSRFCMAAAWREVRNNRDFDRVIDMVKGVNELGLEVCCTLGMLTEEQAIRLQEAGLYAYNHNLDTSEQYYEEIISTRTFDNRINTINNVRKAGITVCSGGIIGLGETPTDRISMLLTLATMPKHPESVPINALARVAGTPLENNEKTDTWEMVRMIAAARIVMPSSMVRLSAGRIEMTEFEQGWCFMAGANSIFTGERETLLVTPNPGVSEDMQMLQTLGLKPMKRQAEKVIDHFETWKTNA, from the coding sequence ATGGATAGAACAAAATTGAGAAATAACTGGACAAAAGAAGAAATAGAAGAAATTTACAATTTACCATTACTCGAACTTATTTATAAGGCAGCCACCGTTCATCGTGAATGGCATAATCCTGAAGAAGTTCAGATGTCGACATTACTTTCGATAAAAACGGGTGGTTGTACAGAAGACTGTTCGTATTGCGGACAAGCGGCTCGCTATCATACCAATATTAAAGTTCAGGCTTTGCTTCCAACGGAAAAAGTCATCGAGCATGCCCAAAAAGCAAAAGACAGCGGCTCATCCCGTTTCTGTATGGCTGCAGCATGGAGAGAGGTGAGAAATAACCGTGATTTTGACCGTGTGATTGATATGGTAAAAGGGGTCAATGAACTCGGACTTGAAGTTTGCTGTACCCTTGGGATGCTAACCGAAGAACAGGCGATCCGCCTTCAGGAAGCAGGTTTGTACGCCTACAATCACAATCTGGATACTTCGGAACAATATTATGAAGAAATTATTTCTACGAGAACTTTTGACAATAGGATTAATACGATAAACAACGTCAGAAAAGCAGGAATTACCGTTTGTTCAGGAGGAATTATTGGTTTGGGAGAAACACCTACAGACAGAATTTCGATGCTGCTCACCTTAGCAACCATGCCTAAACACCCAGAATCTGTTCCTATTAATGCATTGGCAAGAGTAGCCGGAACTCCGCTTGAAAATAATGAAAAAACAGATACGTGGGAAATGGTAAGGATGATTGCTGCCGCAAGAATTGTAATGCCTTCATCAATGGTTCGTCTGAGTGCAGGAAGAATTGAAATGACAGAATTTGAACAAGGTTGGTGCTTTATGGCGGGTGCAAACTCGATTTTTACAGGCGAAAGAGAAACTTTATTGGTGACGCCCAATCCTGGAGTTTCGGAAGATATGCAAATGCTGCAGACTTTAGGATTAAAACCGATGAAAAGACAAGCAGAAAAAGTGATAGATCACTTTGAAACCTGGAAAACTAACGCCTAG